The Micromonospora sp. M71_S20 genome window below encodes:
- a CDS encoding aldo/keto reductase produces MRYRRMGRLGWQVSEVGYGMWGIGGGPGGFTGWDYDTAPACLDEAVERGCNFFDTAWVYGRGVSEQLLGGLVRRHQDRRLYLATKIPPKNREWPPGPQDSLDDVFPAEHIREFTHRSLENLGVDRIDLLQFHVWEDRWAADGRWQEAVADLKREGVVEGVGISVNRWEPTNCHAALDTGLIDVVQVIYNIFDQAPEDELFPRAQRDDIAIIARVPFDEGTLTGTLTADSTWPEEDWRSTYFGPENLLPSVERAERLAADVPAGMTMPELALRFILHHPAVSTVIPGMRRVEHVRANLAVSDGVPLDAGLLDTLRAHRWDRKPTSWSQ; encoded by the coding sequence ATGCGATACCGCAGGATGGGTCGGCTCGGCTGGCAGGTCAGCGAGGTCGGGTACGGGATGTGGGGCATCGGCGGTGGACCCGGCGGCTTCACCGGCTGGGACTACGACACCGCACCGGCCTGCCTGGACGAGGCGGTGGAACGGGGCTGCAACTTCTTCGACACCGCCTGGGTCTACGGGCGGGGCGTCAGTGAGCAGCTCCTCGGCGGCCTGGTGCGCCGGCACCAGGACCGTCGGCTGTACCTGGCCACCAAGATCCCGCCGAAGAACCGCGAGTGGCCGCCCGGCCCCCAGGACAGCCTGGACGACGTCTTCCCGGCCGAGCACATCCGCGAGTTCACCCACCGCAGCCTCGAGAACCTCGGCGTGGACCGGATCGACCTGCTCCAGTTCCACGTCTGGGAGGACCGGTGGGCCGCCGACGGCCGCTGGCAGGAGGCCGTCGCGGACCTCAAGCGGGAGGGCGTGGTCGAGGGTGTCGGGATCAGCGTCAACCGGTGGGAGCCGACGAACTGCCACGCCGCCCTCGACACCGGCCTGATCGACGTCGTGCAGGTCATCTACAACATCTTCGACCAGGCGCCGGAGGACGAGCTGTTCCCGCGCGCCCAGCGCGACGACATCGCGATCATCGCCCGGGTCCCGTTCGACGAGGGGACGCTGACCGGCACGCTGACCGCCGACAGCACCTGGCCGGAGGAGGACTGGCGCAGCACGTACTTCGGGCCGGAGAACCTGCTGCCCAGCGTGGAGCGCGCCGAGCGGCTGGCCGCCGACGTGCCGGCCGGGATGACCATGCCGGAGCTGGCCCTGCGGTTCATCCTGCACCACCCGGCGGTGAGCACCGTGATCCCCGGCATGCGCCGCGTCGAGCACGTCCGCGCCAACCTCGCCGTCAGCGACGGCGTGCCGCTGGACGCGGGGCTGCTGGACACGCTGCGCGCGCACCGGTGGGACCGCAAGCCCACGTCGTGGTCGCAGTGA